The genomic region TCGCCAGGCAAGTGAACGTCGCGAGCCGCGGGCCGCCGACGCCGAGCACCATCGCGATGGCAGTGAGCGGCAATCGATAGCCGCCGGAGATCCCGGCGGCGGCGCCAGCTGCGCCCGCGAGGTCGCCTTGGATCCCGAAGCCCGGCGCGAAGACCCGGCCGGCGATGTCGCCGATGCTCATGAAGGGAACGAAGACGCCGCCGCAGCCTCCCGCAGCGGCCGCGGAGATGGTGGCCGCCGCGCGAAGCAGCGAGACCGCCAGCAGCGTGAGCGGGAGCGCGTCGGCCTGCTCGGCCCAGCGAATGGCACTCGTCCCTGGGCCAATCGCCGATGCCGGGTTCGCGACGCGCGCGATGACGAACGCCGTGAGCGCCAGCCCGGCGCTGCCGAGGATCAATCTCACGAGCGGCGGGGCGTGCCAGGTCTTGGCCTTGTAGATTGCGGTCCCCGTGAGCGCCGTCACCGTGCCCGCGAGGGCGCCCACGAAGATCGCCGCGAGGAGCGCCTCATGAAAGCTGCCCGGCCCGACCTGGGGCACCACGAGTCGGATGAAGCGCAGATGTAATGAATAGGAAATTCCCCAGCCGATGAAACCGCCGATGAGCGAAGCCACGACGCGCGGTGCGCTGATGGGCGCGCGGTTTCGCCAGCCGAGCTCGAGCATGAACGCGGTACCCATGAGCGGAATACCCATGAGCGCGGCCACGCCCGAAGCGCCGCCCGCGATCGCCGACGAGCGAAGCAAGCGGCGCCACGCGCTGCGCGCACTCGCCCAGGTGCCCACCGCCACGCCCACGTACGCCGCGGGCGCTTCGGTCCCCATCGCCGCGCCGAGCCCCACCGTCGCGAGGATGGCGAGGGTGCGGATCGGCATCAGCCACCAGGGAAAGTCCTCTTCGTGGCCCGCGGTCAGGACAACGTCGCTGGTGATGTCGGAGCGGGTGACGCCTCGTGGGAAAGCGCGCCATCGCTTCGATTGCTGGGCTTCGGCTCCGCCGAAGCCATAGAGCACCAACATGGACAAGGCCAGGCCGATCACGGGGACCGCGATGAGCACCCAGGTCGGGCGATTCGAGACTGCAGCGAGAAGCGTCTTCAAGAGTTGGGTCAGCGCCACCACGACGCCGCCGCCGAGCAGTCCACCCAGGACGCCGCCGCTGGCCGCCCAGGCCAGAGTGACTGCGCTCGACTCGCCGCGCTCGGTGTTCATGCTCAGTGGAGGGCCTTGCGCGCCTTCGCGTGGGGCGGGCGTGCACGGTGTCTGGGCAGGAGGGGCGGGCCGAGCCAGCCTTTGTGTTTGAAGTATCCAAACATGATTCCGGCGCTCGCAATCATCAAACACCAGGCAAATGGATAGCCGTATCGCCACTGCGCCAGCGGCACTTCCACATTCATTCCCAAGTAGGAAGTGATGAAGCTCATGGGCAGAAAGATCGTGGAGATGATGGTCAACACGCGCATCACCTCGTTGGTGCGAAAGCTCACCGTCGAGAGCGAGATGTCGAT from Deltaproteobacteria bacterium harbors:
- a CDS encoding chloride channel protein; the protein is MNTERGESSAVTLAWAASGGVLGGLLGGGVVVALTQLLKTLLAAVSNRPTWVLIAVPVIGLALSMLVLYGFGGAEAQQSKRWRAFPRGVTRSDITSDVVLTAGHEEDFPWWLMPIRTLAILATVGLGAAMGTEAPAAYVGVAVGTWASARSAWRRLLRSSAIAGGASGVAALMGIPLMGTAFMLELGWRNRAPISAPRVVASLIGGFIGWGISYSLHLRFIRLVVPQVGPGSFHEALLAAIFVGALAGTVTALTGTAIYKAKTWHAPPLVRLILGSAGLALTAFVIARVANPASAIGPGTSAIRWAEQADALPLTLLAVSLLRAAATISAAAAGGCGGVFVPFMSIGDIAGRVFAPGFGIQGDLAGAAGAAAGISGGYRLPLTAIAMVLGVGGPRLATFTCLATVAVASAAAWSVGYALDHIGARPYVPRRLEEP